From a region of the Salvelinus alpinus chromosome 2, SLU_Salpinus.1, whole genome shotgun sequence genome:
- the LOC139568053 gene encoding zinc finger protein 154-like, protein MEGGDLLHSVSLNRLKMEGGDLLHSCMAAVVSLPIVRLHRLTKDQLSLAAQKNNNKPGRKPTKNNFTTTRGKKQSTGKGNDSADSKSVSSQESPAPKWWGRPKGTKNKPKISLQLSSAILRPDEIKQEVKQEMDELPIEMRSDEHWLNSVKPESYDPEMGNTRGPTESDPRTDAHHLGIKTEDAPLYHQEGGRRLRSSTVQLLNLAALRSETEWWPRNQKVRRFPCPDCGQKFFSKTTLELHSRIHTRYQPYSCEVCHKTFSRKGGLVEHRPIHTAERPFACLQCGRTFTFKSNLTRHMRFHGDARPYVCSQCGQGFKISAQLKSHMISHSGNKPYVCPECGQCFVRYMSLKYHRLSHTGERPLSCPECPMTFARPHTLMIHRRQHTGETPFSCQDCGKRFKQGCQLKDHVRRKHTGEKPYKCSECDKCFVTSASRKVHMVVHTGEKPYKCTECCRSYSQSGGLKRHRCEQQPR, encoded by the exons ATGGAGGGAGGAGATTTACTGCATAGCGTTAGCCTGAATCGACTCAAAATGGAGGGAGGAGATTTACTGCATAGCTGCATGGCTGCTGTCGTTTCTTTACCTATCGTGAGACTCCACAGACTAACGAAGGATCAACTGTCTCTCGCTGCTCAGAAGAACAATAACAAACCAGGCAGAAAACCAACGAAGAACAACTTCACCACCACCAGAGGAAAGAAACAATCCACAGGAAAAGGAAATGACTCTGCTGACAGCAAAAGTGTTTCTAGCCAGGAATCACCGGCCCCTAAGTGGTGGGGTCGCCCCAAGGGAACCAAAAACAAACCCAAAATAAGTCTACAactctccagcgccatcttgaGGCCTGACGAGATAAAACAAGAG GTGAAACAAGAGATGGACGAGCTGCCTATCGAAATGAGAAGTGATGAACACtggttgaactctgtgaagccaGAGAGCTACGACCCAGAGATGGGTAACACCAGGGGACCTACAGAGAGCGACCCCAGGACAGATGCACATCACCTGGGTATCAAGACGGAGGATGCCCCCCTGTACCACCAGGAAGGAGGGAGGCGGCTGCGGTCGTCTACCGTTCAGCTGCTCAATCTGGCTGCGTTGCGGTCCGAGACGGAATGGTGGCCTCGCAACCAGAAGGTCCGCCGGTTCCCGTGTCCAGATTGCGGCCAGAAGTTCTTCTCCAAAACCACACTGGAGTTACATTCCCGGATCCACACCCGGTACCAGCCGTACTCCTGTGAGGTGTGCCATAAAACCTTCTCCCGGAAAGGCGGTCTGGTCGAGCACCGACCAATCCATACGGCGGAACGCCCCTTCGCCTGCCTCCAATGTGGCAGAACCTTCACGTTCAAATCCAACCTGACCCGCCACATGCGTTTCCACGGTGACGCGCGGCCCTACGTCTGCTCCCAGTGCGGCCAAGGCTTCAAGATCTCCGCCCAACTCAAGAGCCACATGATTTCCCACAGCGGGAATAAACCGTACGTGTGCCCGGAGTGCGGCCAGTGTTTTGTCCGTTACATGAGTCTGAAGTATCACCGGCTGAGCCACACCGGCGAGCGCCCGCTGTCCTGCCCAGAGTGTCCCATGACCTTTGCCCGGCCGCACACCCTTATGATCCACCGGCGACAGCACACCGGGGAGACGCCGTTCTCTTGCCAGGACTGCGGGAAGAGGTTCAAACAGGGGTGCCAACTGAAAGACCACGTTAGAAGgaaacacacaggggagaaaccataCAAATGCTCCGAATGTGACAAGTGCTTCGTCACTTCGGCGTCCCGTAAAGTGCACATGGttgtccacacaggagagaagccgtaCAAATGCACAGAGTGCTGTAGGAGCTACAGTCAGAGTGGGGGCCTGAAGAGGCACAGGTGTGAGCAGCAACCCAGGTGA